A part of Lacibacter sp. H407 genomic DNA contains:
- a CDS encoding alpha/beta hydrolase: MRKILVGLLLLIISTTSIAQGKLLRREFTAASLQNNKAGEDPLRQLTVYLPPDYEQGTQRYPVIYVLHGYGGTDSVMMGVWINFKKLLDEAIKTGKMRPMIVVAPNSNTKLQGSFYTNSSVTGNWADYIAKDVVQYMDKNFRTIPDRKSRGLCGHSMGGNGALKLGMQFADTFSAVYALSPAVLNWYGDFTLRSGGFKQISKLNNEDAIIKGLNEFDQTGDFNAFFAAVLTAMARVYSANTTKKELLADFPVSYVKDSAVYHPNVITEWEAQFPFYMIDHYLPQLRSLTALKLDWGRNEEFSHIPYTSLEFSKKLEAYRIKHFAEEYIGDHGNMLGGFDGRIFNELLPFFDKYLYVK, from the coding sequence ATGAGAAAAATTCTAGTTGGCTTGCTGTTGCTGATTATATCAACAACCAGTATTGCCCAAGGGAAATTGCTGAGGCGTGAGTTCACGGCTGCTTCTTTGCAAAATAATAAAGCAGGCGAAGATCCTTTGCGTCAGCTAACGGTATATCTGCCTCCCGATTATGAACAAGGAACACAACGTTACCCGGTTATTTATGTGTTGCATGGCTATGGCGGAACCGATAGTGTAATGATGGGCGTATGGATCAATTTTAAAAAACTACTTGATGAAGCGATTAAAACGGGAAAGATGCGTCCCATGATTGTAGTGGCACCAAACAGCAATACAAAACTGCAGGGAAGTTTTTATACCAACTCTTCTGTTACAGGTAACTGGGCCGATTATATTGCAAAAGATGTGGTGCAATACATGGATAAAAATTTCAGAACAATACCTGATCGCAAAAGCCGTGGACTCTGCGGGCATTCAATGGGAGGTAATGGTGCTTTAAAATTAGGGATGCAATTTGCAGATACATTCAGTGCGGTATATGCACTTAGTCCGGCAGTATTGAATTGGTATGGAGATTTTACCTTAAGGAGTGGTGGGTTCAAACAGATCAGCAAATTAAATAACGAAGATGCAATTATAAAAGGGTTGAATGAATTTGATCAGACCGGCGATTTCAATGCATTTTTTGCCGCAGTACTCACTGCTATGGCAAGGGTGTATTCGGCCAATACAACAAAAAAAGAATTGCTTGCAGATTTTCCTGTTTCGTATGTTAAGGACAGTGCGGTTTATCACCCGAACGTGATCACTGAATGGGAAGCACAATTTCCATTTTATATGATCGATCATTATCTGCCACAGTTACGCAGCCTTACTGCGTTGAAATTAGATTGGGGGCGTAATGAAGAGTTTTCTCATATCCCTTACACAAGTTTAGAATTCAGTAAGAAACTGGAAGCCTACCGCATTAAACATTTTGCTGAAGAATATATTGGCGATCATGGAAACATGCTTGGTGGTTTTGATGGACGGATATTTAATGAGTTACTTCCATTTTTTGATAAATACCTCTATGTCAAATAA